From the Streptomyces syringium genome, one window contains:
- a CDS encoding thioesterase II family protein has product MTIRSEDDELWIRRFRPSPDRAVPLVCFPHAGGSASAYVAFAEALAPSVEVLAVQYPGRQDRRWEPPGRTVAELADGVADALADRPGRPLALFGHSMGGAIAFEVARRLEARGRAPVALFVSGRRAPSRHREALEARPAGEEAGPPTDEEIVAELRRLGGTDAAVLADAVLMRMLLPVVRADYRVAGSYRGEPGAAVGCPLTVLVGDRDPETTIEEAGAWRAHATGAFGMRVCPGGHFFIESNRSEVIGVIAAALLPVGGV; this is encoded by the coding sequence TTGACCATCCGGAGCGAGGACGACGAGCTGTGGATCCGGCGTTTCCGTCCCTCGCCGGACCGCGCCGTCCCTCTCGTGTGCTTCCCGCACGCGGGCGGGTCGGCGAGTGCGTACGTCGCCTTCGCGGAGGCACTCGCCCCGTCGGTCGAGGTGCTGGCCGTGCAGTACCCCGGCCGGCAGGACCGCCGCTGGGAGCCGCCGGGCCGCACCGTCGCCGAGCTGGCGGACGGGGTGGCGGACGCGCTCGCGGACCGGCCCGGCCGGCCGCTGGCGCTGTTCGGGCACAGCATGGGGGGTGCGATCGCGTTCGAGGTGGCGCGCCGGCTGGAGGCGCGCGGCCGCGCCCCCGTCGCGCTCTTCGTCTCCGGCCGACGGGCCCCCTCCCGGCACCGCGAGGCCCTCGAAGCCCGGCCCGCGGGCGAGGAGGCCGGGCCGCCCACGGACGAGGAGATCGTGGCGGAGCTGAGGAGGCTCGGCGGCACGGACGCGGCCGTCCTGGCGGACGCCGTGCTCATGCGGATGCTGCTGCCCGTGGTGCGGGCCGATTACCGGGTCGCGGGTTCCTACCGGGGCGAGCCCGGTGCGGCCGTCGGCTGCCCGCTGACCGTGCTGGTCGGCGACCGCGACCCGGAGACCACGATCGAGGAGGCCGGGGCCTGGAGGGCGCACGCCACCGGTGCGTTCGGGATGCGGGTCTGCCCGGGTGGGCACTTCTTCATCGAGTCGAACCGGTCCGAGGTCATCGGCGTGATCGCGGCGGCGCTCCTGCCGGTCGGCGGCGTCTGA
- the tuf gene encoding elongation factor Tu: protein MAKAKFERTKPHVNIGTIGHVDHGKTTLTAAITKVLHDAYPDLNPFTPFDEIDKAPEERQRGITISIAHVEYQTESRHYAHVDCPGHADYIKNMITGAAQMDGAILVVAATDGPMPQTKEHVLLARQSGVPYIVVALNKADMVDDEEIMELVELEVRELLSEYEFDGDNCPVVQVSALKALEGDKEWGEKLLGLMKAVDENIPQPERDVDKPFLMPIEDVFTITGRGTVVTGRIERGVLKVNETVDIIGIKTEKTTTTVTGIEMFRKLLDEGQAGENVGLLLRGIKREDVERGQCIIKPGTVTPHTEFEATAYILSKDEGGRHTPFFNNYRPQFYFRTTDVTGVVTLKEGTEMVMPGDNAEMTVNLIQPVAMEEGLRFTIREGGRTVGAGQVVKINK from the coding sequence GTGGCGAAGGCGAAGTTCGAGCGGACTAAGCCGCACGTCAACATCGGCACCATCGGTCACGTCGACCACGGTAAGACGACTCTTACCGCGGCGATCACCAAGGTGCTGCACGACGCGTACCCGGACCTGAACCCCTTCACGCCGTTCGACGAGATCGACAAGGCGCCGGAAGAGCGTCAGCGCGGTATCACGATCTCGATCGCTCACGTTGAGTACCAGACCGAGTCGCGTCACTACGCCCACGTCGACTGCCCGGGTCACGCGGACTACATCAAGAACATGATCACCGGTGCCGCCCAGATGGACGGCGCGATCCTCGTGGTCGCCGCGACCGACGGTCCGATGCCGCAGACCAAGGAGCACGTGCTCCTGGCCCGCCAGTCCGGCGTTCCGTACATCGTTGTCGCCCTGAACAAGGCCGACATGGTGGACGACGAGGAGATCATGGAGCTCGTCGAGCTCGAGGTCCGTGAGCTCCTCTCCGAGTACGAGTTCGACGGCGACAACTGCCCCGTCGTCCAGGTCTCGGCTCTCAAGGCGCTCGAGGGCGACAAGGAGTGGGGCGAGAAGCTCCTCGGCCTCATGAAGGCCGTGGACGAGAACATCCCGCAGCCCGAGCGTGACGTCGACAAGCCGTTCCTGATGCCGATCGAGGACGTCTTCACGATCACCGGTCGTGGCACCGTCGTCACCGGTCGTATCGAGCGCGGTGTCCTCAAGGTCAACGAGACCGTCGACATCATCGGCATCAAGACCGAGAAGACCACCACCACGGTCACCGGTATCGAGATGTTCCGCAAGCTGCTCGACGAGGGCCAGGCCGGTGAGAACGTCGGTCTGCTCCTCCGTGGCATCAAGCGCGAGGACGTCGAGCGCGGCCAGTGCATCATCAAGCCCGGTACGGTCACGCCGCACACCGAGTTCGAGGCCACGGCGTACATCCTGTCGAAGGACGAGGGTGGCCGTCACACCCCGTTCTTCAACAACTACCGTCCGCAGTTCTACTTCCGTACGACTGACGTGACCGGTGTTGTGACCCTCAAGGAGGGCACGGAGATGGTCATGCCCGGCGACAACGCCGAGATGACCGTCAACCTGATCCAGCCTGTCGCGATGGAGGAGGGCCTGCGCTTCACCATCCGTGAGGGTGGCCGCACCGTCGGCGCCGGCCAGGTCGTCAAGATCAACAAGTAA
- the fusA gene encoding elongation factor G, translated as MATTSLDLAKVRNIGIMAHIDAGKTTTTERILFYTGVSYKIGEVHDGAATMDWMEQEQERGITITSAATTCHWPLNDVDHTINIIDTPGHVDFTVEVERSLRVLDGAVTVFDGVAGVEPQSETVWRQADRYGVPRICFVNKLDRTGAEFHRCVDMIVDRLGAVPLVMQLPIGAEADFKGVVDLVQMKALVWSAEAAKGEMYDVVDIPATHTEAAEEWRGKLLEGVAEHDDAMMELFLEGQEPTEEQLMAAIRRITLASRGSADSVTVTPVFCGTAFKNKGVQPLLDAVVRYLPSPLDIEAVEGHAVNNPDEVVKRKPSDDEPFAGLAFKIMSDPHLGKLTFVRVYSGRMETGTQVQNSVKGKKERIGKIYRMHANKREEIESVGAGDIVAVMGLKQTTTGETLCDAGKPVILESMDFPAPVIQVAIEPKSKGDQEKLGVAIQRLAEEDPSFQVHTDEETGQTIIAGMGELHLDVLVDRMRREFRVEANVGKPQVAYRETIRKAVERIDYTHKKQTGGSGQFAKVQMAIEPLEGDGYEFENKVTGGRIPREYIPSVDAGCQEAMEFGVLAGYPLTGVKVTLLDGAYHDVDSSELAFKIAGSMAFKEGARKASPALLEPMMSVEVTTPEDYMGDVIGDINSRRGQIQAMEDRHGAKLVKGLVPLSEMFGYVGDLRSKTSGRASYSMQFDSYAEVPRNVAEEIIAKAKGE; from the coding sequence ATGGCCACCACTTCGCTTGACCTGGCCAAGGTCCGCAACATCGGGATCATGGCCCACATCGACGCGGGCAAGACGACCACCACCGAGCGGATCCTGTTCTACACCGGTGTCTCGTACAAGATCGGTGAAGTCCACGACGGCGCTGCCACGATGGACTGGATGGAGCAGGAGCAGGAGCGCGGCATCACGATCACGTCTGCCGCGACGACCTGCCACTGGCCGCTGAACGACGTCGACCACACGATCAACATCATCGACACGCCGGGCCACGTCGACTTCACCGTCGAGGTGGAGCGTTCGCTGCGCGTCCTCGACGGTGCCGTGACGGTGTTCGACGGCGTCGCCGGTGTTGAGCCGCAGTCCGAGACCGTTTGGCGTCAGGCGGACCGCTACGGCGTGCCGCGCATCTGCTTCGTCAACAAGCTCGACCGCACCGGCGCCGAGTTCCACCGCTGCGTCGACATGATCGTCGACCGCCTCGGTGCGGTGCCGCTGGTCATGCAGCTCCCGATCGGTGCCGAAGCCGACTTCAAGGGCGTGGTCGACCTCGTCCAGATGAAGGCTCTGGTCTGGTCCGCCGAGGCCGCCAAGGGCGAGATGTACGACGTCGTCGACATCCCGGCCACGCACACCGAGGCCGCCGAGGAATGGCGCGGCAAGCTCCTCGAGGGTGTCGCCGAGCACGACGACGCCATGATGGAGCTCTTCCTCGAGGGCCAGGAGCCCACCGAGGAGCAGCTGATGGCGGCCATCCGCCGCATCACGCTGGCCTCGCGTGGCAGCGCCGACTCCGTCACCGTCACCCCGGTGTTCTGTGGCACCGCGTTCAAGAACAAGGGCGTCCAGCCCCTGCTCGACGCGGTCGTGCGCTACCTGCCGTCGCCGCTCGACATCGAGGCTGTTGAGGGCCACGCCGTCAACAACCCCGACGAGGTCGTGAAGCGCAAGCCTTCCGACGACGAGCCGTTCGCCGGTCTTGCCTTCAAGATCATGAGCGACCCGCACCTCGGCAAGCTCACCTTCGTCCGGGTTTACTCGGGCCGCATGGAGACCGGCACCCAGGTGCAGAACTCCGTGAAGGGCAAGAAGGAGCGCATCGGCAAGATCTACCGCATGCACGCGAACAAGCGTGAGGAGATCGAGTCGGTGGGTGCCGGTGACATCGTCGCCGTCATGGGTCTGAAGCAGACCACCACCGGTGAGACCCTCTGTGACGCGGGCAAGCCGGTCATCCTCGAGTCCATGGACTTCCCGGCCCCGGTGATCCAGGTCGCCATCGAGCCGAAGTCCAAGGGCGACCAGGAGAAGCTGGGTGTCGCCATCCAGCGTCTCGCCGAGGAGGACCCGTCCTTCCAGGTCCACACGGACGAGGAGACGGGCCAGACCATCATCGCGGGTATGGGCGAGCTGCACCTCGACGTGCTGGTCGACCGTATGCGCCGTGAGTTCCGCGTCGAGGCGAACGTCGGTAAGCCGCAGGTCGCGTACCGCGAGACGATCCGCAAGGCCGTCGAGCGTATCGACTACACGCACAAGAAGCAGACTGGTGGTTCCGGCCAGTTCGCGAAGGTGCAGATGGCCATCGAGCCCCTCGAGGGCGACGGCTACGAGTTCGAGAACAAGGTCACCGGTGGCCGTATCCCGCGGGAGTACATCCCGTCCGTGGACGCGGGTTGCCAGGAGGCCATGGAGTTCGGCGTGCTGGCCGGCTACCCGCTGACCGGTGTCAAGGTGACGCTGCTCGACGGTGCCTACCACGACGTCGACTCGTCCGAACTCGCCTTCAAGATCGCCGGTTCCATGGCGTTCAAGGAGGGTGCTCGCAAGGCGTCCCCGGCTCTTCTCGAGCCGATGATGTCGGTCGAGGTCACCACCCCCGAGGACTACATGGGTGACGTCATCGGTGACATCAACTCCCGCCGTGGCCAGATCCAGGCCATGGAGGACCGTCACGGCGCCAAGCTCGTCAAGGGCCTGGTTCCGCTGTCGGAGATGTTCGGCTACGTCGGAGACCTCCGCAGCAAGACCTCGGGTCGCGCAAGCTACTCGATGCAGTTCGACTCCTACGCCGAGGTTCCGCGGAACGTCGCCGAGGAGATCATCGCGAAGGCCAAGGGCGAGTAA
- the rpsG gene encoding 30S ribosomal protein S7 yields the protein MPRKGPAPKRPVIIDPVYSSPLVTSLINKILLNGKRSTAERIVYGAMEGLREKTGNDPVITLKRALENVKPALEVKSRRVGGATYQVPVEVRPGRASTLALRWLVGYSRARREKTMTERLMNELLDASNGLGASVKKREDTHKMAESNKAFAHYRW from the coding sequence ATGCCTCGTAAGGGCCCCGCCCCGAAGCGCCCGGTCATCATCGACCCGGTCTACAGCTCTCCTCTTGTCACCTCGCTGATCAACAAGATCCTGTTGAACGGCAAGCGTTCCACCGCCGAGCGCATTGTGTACGGCGCCATGGAAGGCCTGCGCGAGAAGACCGGCAACGACCCGGTCATCACCCTCAAGCGCGCGCTTGAGAACGTGAAGCCGGCCCTCGAGGTCAAGTCCCGCCGTGTCGGTGGCGCCACCTACCAGGTGCCGGTCGAGGTCCGTCCGGGCCGCGCCTCCACCCTGGCGCTGCGCTGGCTCGTCGGTTACTCCCGCGCCCGTCGCGAGAAGACCATGACCGAGCGCCTCATGAACGAGCTCCTGGACGCCTCCAACGGTCTCGGCGCTTCGGTCAAGAAGCGTGAGGACACGCACAAGATGGCCGAGTCCAACAAGGCCTTCGCGCACTACCGCTGGTAG
- the rpsL gene encoding 30S ribosomal protein S12, translating into MPTIQQLVRKGRQDKVEKNKTPALEGSPQRRGVCTRVFTTTPKKPNSALRKVARVRLTSGIEVTAYIPGEGHNLQEHSIVLVRGGRVKDLPGVRYKIIRGSLDTQGVKNRKQARSRYGAKKEK; encoded by the coding sequence GTGCCTACGATCCAGCAGCTGGTCCGAAAGGGCCGGCAGGACAAGGTCGAGAAGAACAAGACGCCCGCACTCGAGGGTTCGCCCCAGCGTCGTGGCGTCTGCACGCGCGTTTTCACGACCACCCCGAAGAAGCCGAACTCGGCGCTCCGTAAGGTCGCGCGTGTGCGTCTGACCAGCGGCATCGAGGTCACCGCTTACATTCCGGGTGAGGGCCACAACCTCCAGGAGCACTCCATCGTGCTCGTGCGTGGCGGTCGTGTGAAGGACCTGCCGGGCGTTCGCTACAAGATCATCCGTGGCTCGCTCGACACCCAGGGCGTCAAGAACCGCAAGCAGGCTCGCAGCCGCTACGGCGCCAAGAAGGAGAAGTAA
- a CDS encoding helix-turn-helix domain-containing protein: protein MERFASWVEGLMRERGYDIDSPRGGGRSRLAEDAGVHRAAVTRLLQRQSLPDLETMRALARVLGVGLRDMLIESGRVTADDLPLPGAGRSGAAASGPGAGRVTPAEAADLLGIPDSHRRQFVEMTEMIIAVGGVRPADAHGGVQRGVSASR, encoded by the coding sequence ATGGAGCGTTTCGCGAGCTGGGTCGAGGGTCTGATGCGTGAGCGCGGATACGACATCGACAGCCCGCGGGGCGGCGGCAGGTCCCGGCTGGCGGAGGACGCCGGCGTGCATCGGGCCGCGGTGACGCGGCTGCTGCAGCGGCAGAGCCTGCCGGACCTGGAGACGATGCGCGCGCTGGCGCGCGTGCTCGGCGTGGGGCTGCGCGACATGCTGATCGAGTCCGGCAGGGTGACGGCGGACGACCTGCCGCTGCCCGGCGCCGGCCGGAGCGGCGCGGCGGCCTCGGGCCCCGGCGCCGGACGGGTGACGCCCGCCGAGGCGGCCGACCTGCTCGGCATCCCCGACAGTCACCGGCGGCAGTTCGTCGAGATGACCGAAATGATCATCGCGGTGGGCGGGGTCCGCCCGGCCGACGCGCACGGTGGCGTCCAGCGGGGTGTCTCGGCCAGTCGCTGA
- a CDS encoding WhiB family transcriptional regulator: MPASALVHTTFHGDAYPAAARPADWRTHAACAGLPDETVFARRPKPALPALRACAICPVRRRCLETVAPAESWFDGVSGGRLWRNGREVRIPADLDPERDLAVDHPDHP, translated from the coding sequence ATGCCCGCATCCGCGCTCGTCCACACCACCTTCCACGGGGACGCCTACCCCGCCGCCGCCCGCCCGGCCGACTGGCGCACCCACGCCGCCTGCGCCGGCCTCCCCGACGAGACGGTCTTCGCCCGCCGCCCCAAACCCGCCCTGCCCGCCCTGCGCGCCTGCGCCATCTGCCCCGTTCGCCGCCGCTGCCTGGAGACCGTCGCCCCGGCGGAGAGCTGGTTCGACGGGGTGAGCGGGGGGCGCCTGTGGCGCAACGGCAGGGAAGTGAGGATTCCCGCGGACCTGGACCCGGAGCGGGACCTCGCCGTCGACCACCCGGACCACCCGTAG
- a CDS encoding DUF397 domain-containing protein, producing the protein MLSVVDLTCALWFKSTYSGTDSNCVEVARAPGVIGVRDSKDPGGPVLTFGPVAWRAFGAGGEVGKGCVRSSR; encoded by the coding sequence GTGTTATCTGTCGTTGACCTGACGTGTGCCCTTTGGTTCAAGAGCACCTACAGCGGGACCGACTCCAACTGCGTGGAGGTCGCCCGCGCCCCTGGTGTGATCGGTGTCCGGGACTCGAAGGACCCGGGCGGGCCCGTCCTCACCTTCGGCCCGGTGGCGTGGAGGGCCTTCGGGGCGGGAGGGGAAGTGGGTAAGGGCTGCGTGCGCTCAAGCCGGTGA
- a CDS encoding GntR family transcriptional regulator, whose product MPYLTPRGAGGGDAWRAEAAAQGRRGSQRIIHAGEVAAPPDVAELLGLPDGDSVVVRRRMMYLDDRPNELTDTYYPADIARGTRLAKTAKIPGGAITLLAELGYVGAKVREDVIAGMPSDGERELLQTAADEPVLRLTRLTLDSRQRPFQVDMMTMPAHRQRLRYEITIG is encoded by the coding sequence ATGCCGTATCTGACGCCGCGCGGCGCCGGCGGAGGCGACGCCTGGAGGGCCGAAGCCGCAGCTCAGGGCCGACGCGGAAGCCAGCGCATCATCCACGCCGGGGAGGTCGCGGCACCACCGGATGTCGCCGAGCTGCTCGGGCTGCCTGACGGGGATTCCGTCGTCGTGCGCCGCCGGATGATGTATCTCGACGACCGGCCGAACGAGCTGACGGACACCTACTACCCGGCGGACATCGCCCGCGGCACTCGTCTCGCCAAGACAGCCAAGATTCCCGGCGGAGCAATCACCCTGCTCGCCGAACTCGGGTACGTGGGTGCGAAGGTCCGCGAGGACGTGATCGCCGGGATGCCGAGCGACGGAGAGCGGGAACTGCTTCAGACAGCGGCGGACGAACCAGTTCTGCGTTTGACGCGACTCACGCTCGACAGCCGGCAGCGGCCGTTTCAGGTCGACATGATGACCATGCCCGCCCATCGCCAGCGACTGCGTTACGAGATCACGATCGGATGA